The window TTGGGCTTATTAATGAAGTCCAACTGCTGgcttttggttgttttaactGAGGAACACTGCATCGCAGTTTACCTCTTTATCAATTGGTTCTCTAGggcaaagaagaaaatggaTTGGCTTAACATCACCCTTTAAGTAAATGTTCCTCCATCAGTGTAATGAGGGCTTATTGAGGGGCATTCGAACGACATGAGCTGCTGCTTATAAATTAGTACAGTTTTCTCTCTCAATTTGGAAATGattcttgttaaaaaaaaaatcacttgcTTTTCAGAACATCGTACAATGTACCTCTGTTGAGGTCTGCTCATAAATTCCTAGTAAAGAGAACCCTGTTGTTTCTCAATGAATTACAAATTTTGATACCCAATTTCAGCACTTCTCTTACTGGCACTTTTTGTCTCCTGTTCGTGTATTACAAATTACAATTATCTTGTCTGCTTTTCCTGAATCGGAACTAACATGCATACCTGTTTCCTCCCTGCTTTTCAGTTGGTTGAATACAACAatgacagaaaacagaaaaatattgAACACCGCAGATCTTGATGGGTTTGACAAGGTAAATGCCATTCTTTTCTTATGAGTTGACTTGTGAAAGGGACCAAGTTTGAAGGACTGCAGATTTACAGTAGAACAGCAGAGTAGAAATTGAGAAGAAAAATTGTTGTTTTGGGGCATAGCTTCTTTTACCAATATTTTGTGCCTTTTCTGTGTTCCAGTTGTTGATGCTTGCGTCTTCTTACTAAGCATGTGAGATGTGCTGTGCAGAGGAAACTTCCTTCGCCAGGATTCCAGGTTGAGGTTGTGATGATTGACTATGATGGCACTATCCCAACAATGCCCAACCCTGAAACTGCCAATAAGCCATCCGATGGAAGTGCAGGCACTGTTCCAACCCCGGCAGATGGTGGTGCTGTGACTCCTGACCCAAGAAAAGGTTCTGGAGGCCAAGCTAAGGATGATGTGTTCTCAGACAATGAGGCCGACGAGAGCGGGTCTTCAGAAGGCAGGCAAGACCAATCAGTTTCTCATGTAGGAGGACATGCTACGACCAGTGGTGGGCATCCTGAAACTAGGACTACTCAAGACCAGATTGCAGCTGTGACGCATGGGACCGAACAAGTTTCACTGAGAAGTGAGGGAACCACCCAAATCCCATCTGCTAGTGAAGTGAAAActgatggtggtggtgttggtgtGTCAGGTGTCGAGGTGCCTAAAATGGACTCAAATGACTTCAAAGCAATTTCTGCGGATGCTTCTGTTTTTACTTTCGGAGATGATGAGGATTACGAAAGTGAATGAAGAACCAGGGAGAATATCAATGGTCTGGCATCGAGTCTAATATGTACATAAGTGTTCTGTATGTGCACATCCCTCCTGGATATTGATGTTCAATTCAATTTCTTTATTGCATTTCTACACAAATTTCCAGATTGATTGAACCCTAATGCTGTATGATACATGGGAACCCAGGAGCTGTTAGCTCGCTTTAGGAAGGAACTCATAATTGATCATCGtgtacattattattatttattttgccCATTTTTCCCATTTGAAGTAGGAAATTTCATCATGGCATGTGCTACTAGTTGATGAATTGGTCTCGAAGGTTTGGTGGCTTATTTTATCTGAGAGGGAGAGGTAGGGGCGTCAATCGGTCGGACCAGGTCGGTCTTGGTTGGGCCTATGTCCTCAGACCATGATCTACCTTCTTAATAAATGAGTCTATCTCGGTTGGTGTTGTGTCGGGCTAGGTCAAGATCCGGGTTTTAATCAAGTTTCTCTTAATCGGGTTATAAGTGGGGTAATGTATCAATACAACCTTAAACGGTTTTTACTTTtgttagatttaagatactttagtTTATTTTGTTGAATCAttaacaattttgaaaagatattataattaattataatcaataattgataaaaattattttatcccaaaaaatcaaaatactcaTATAAACGGTCGGGCTTAACGTGCTGGTCTGAGTCGAGCTTGTAAACGGGCATGACCGTCAGGTacttaccccttgcaccatgtactacTTATTTATAAACAGGCCAATCTTGGTCGGGCCATAAAAGTGTCAGGCTCGATTGGGCTTACCGGTGCAGgtttggaattgacaccccttggGAGAGGGTTTCTTCTTATACCGGTGTACTAACTTGGGCTAAGGCTGTTAATCGTCtcggtttcagtttttttggtttgattttggttcggtTTATAGGATGATGAGGTAAATCGAGAATTGATTCAGTTTCATATTTGGATACTCAAATCAATTTGgcttggtttcagtttcaattcggttctataatataattttaattCAGTTTTGTAACTCAGTTTTAATTTAGTTATGTAAATGGTTTATCTCttggactatgattgtgatgaaTCAAAGGCTATAATGGGCACaagttataaatattttttggtCATTGACAATTTCAAAATTATCTTAGCATGTGAATATGTGtaataaattgtaaaaaaaatacTTATCACAATAATATCATAACATGTGAATATGTGTAATaaattgcaagaaaaaaaaaaaggtcattgTCAACTTCAAAATATCTTAACATGTGAATATGtgtaataaattacaaaaatatacTTATCAtgccaacaaagaaaaaaaataaattggggTTGAGGTGTGCCGTGTGTCCGGCCATAACCCCTATGTcccacccagaaaaaaaaaagaaaaaaaatccgtTCAGAGTCTCAGACTGGGTCTATTTCTATCCAAATTGGCGGTTCAGGTCATTCGGCCGatccaattttaaattttgaatccCCGAGGACTGAGCAGGGTATAGAAACACCGGGAATCATTGAAATATCCCTTCAATATGCCAAGTCAAGTCTAGGGCTTTTGACCGATAACGCGTCTTAAAGTTCTGTCCCTGGAACCAGGGTCCATGTTTTGAAGGTAAGAATAGAAAAATCTGTGAGCCACTAAAGCCATCGATCGAGGGTTATATCCCTTTAGCAAGGGCGTAATGACGATAGCATTTCTATTCCGCGTCAACGAATTCAATATCCATTTCCCCATCTTCTGTCAAGTCTGGACTCAACTCATCAATGTCGATTTCTGGGATCCAAGGTCAGCTGCTCGAGGTTACAGGTATGCCCCTGCTCAATaccctttccttttttatggTTATTATTTGCTCTGAATCTCTGTTTCGGCTGGGTTATATGGTGTAGTTGTGGGATGCAACAAATTGAAGGACACGGAATGGATCTCGAGGCAGGACCCTTACGTTTGCCTCGAATATGGAAGTTCCAAGTTCCGGACAAGGACCTGTACAGGTAGGATTTCTTgttaatttcttcatttttaagAGATTGGGTTATTGTATTGATTCTCCATGGTTTATGATCCGATTCAGATGGAGGTAAGAACCCTACCTTTCAAGAGAAGTTCGTCTTTACGCTCATCGAAGGTCTACGGGAGTTGAATGTGGTTGTCTGGAATAGCAATACCATTACTTACGACGACTTCATCGGCAGCGGAAAGTAAATCGATTTTCATTCTCACACacctttaaaatcaaatttctcAAACAGGAACCtttattgaattttgatttcttactttttttctggtttctaGGGTTCAACTTCAGAAGGCTCTATCCCAAGGTTTTGACGATACTGCTTGGCCCCTACAGACTAAAACTGGCAGGTAAAGAGATTTAAAGAAAGAAACACACAGATAAACAAACCATTATAATGGAAGTTTGATTCTTCTCAGTCTGATTTAAGAAAATCTGTTTGCCATCACTTGCAGACACGCCGGAGAAGTTCGACTCATAATGCACTATGCCAATGCTAACGTAAGTTTAGAAATATTGAGGATTTAGGGCTCATAAAATGCCTAGGAAGATCAATTAGGCAATGTAGAATTAGTTGGAGATTGTTTAATCTGGATGAGTTTTAACTGTTGCATTTGCAGAAACCAGCGAGTAGCTTTTCACCATCAGCGCCACCCTACACGACACCGCCACCAACCCAATACCCAACTCCGCCACCGACCCAATACCATGCGTATTCTACTCCACCACCAACAGCCTACCCTGCTTCATCATCTTACCATTCATATCCACCAAATCCCGCACCAGCAGCCTATCCGCCACCGCCTCAACTGACTTCTGCCTATCAACTGCCTCCTCAATCCACTGCCTATCCCCCACCTCCTCAACCTGCTGCCTATCCTCCTCAGCCATACCCCCCACCACCCTATCCACCACAAAGCTATCCACCTCCACCACATGCCACCTCCTATTACCCACCACCTCCAGGTAGCTTTCTTTGCCTCTTATGCTTCCTTTCCCTCTTGATTGCTTATGTCTGTCTAGTTTCTGATTGTCCATGCTTCCTTCCCTGCAGGTCCATATCCAGGAAGCTATCCACCACCATCCTACTGAGCTAGCTCTGTAAGTTATGTTCATAGAGAAATCGAATTCCTCAATCAATATGAAGAAATAGGAACATCTGAATGTGCGTTTGCTATGAAAAGAATGGTTCCAATGTTACAGTTATGATCCCGGATTGACTCAAAATCATCAGAAGTTTGCCCTTCTACATAAAAGTTTCAATGCTCTAGGAACCTCTGTGCTTGATGTATCAATTCTGTTTTTATGTTTCAAGCTTTATGATGCATGTATAATATCAAATGCTTGGATGAGAATTTCTTCCTGTTTTCTTATCAAGTGCTCATGTTCCTTCCATGTCAATCTTGATCATGGATTCTTGAGACttgatgtgtttgatatgcattctgAATCAAGATCACATTCTGTACTgtaaaaaacactgtttggtaaacattccattctcaaaaTCTTGTAAGCGTGGTCAAGAATGCAATCCATTTTATAAtgtgatttttttcccattatgtGTTCTCATTCTCCAGTTTGAGCTACCGCTCCCGATTCTCAACATCAACAGCTCCGCCTCAGGGAGATGGGACATCCCTGAGAGAAGAACAACTTCACCAATGGACACCCTCAGAGACTGGGGAATAGGTATAAAATGCAACCCTTTACCGTTCACAGTTGAGGATGAACCTTGAATCTTCGTTGAAATCACTGCAATCAACATTGAGAACGACATCAAAGCGTCATCAACCAAGCAATTGGTTCTGGTCATAACAGCTTCTTTCATGATGCCCACAAATTGTTGGATGAAATGTAGAAAagggattttatatttttatcaagAATCTGAGTAAAAGATAAaggatttttaaattaaataacaTTTAAGCTGAATATGTATCCAATGATGTTTTCATTCCTAGTTAAAAAATCCATTCTACATTTTGAGAATGTGAATGCACATTCTCATTCTCATAATGTGTGCAttcacattttcaaacaaagcCAAACATACCCTCAATTTCCTTTGCAGTGTAGTCTAACTCACCGGAATGCTTCCTGTGCTCTTGGATCCTTGAAGATGATGTTGCAGGATATTTTCTCCCTCGAACTTTTAAATCGCGTTATCAAGTGCGAACCTTCCTCTGGGATTGTTACTTTTTAAGCTTGAATGGTGGTTCACTGTTGAATCTCAATATGAACTTACAATGAACAAGAGAATCCTAGAATTGGCATTGCTGGGGTGGTTTTACCAAACACCCCACccgaaaaaaaagaagagagattcaTGTTCGAATGTACCACTAGTGTACGGAGAAAGCTTTTCCTTAAGAAAGTATAGCCATCAATGGTCGTAAATGTTTGCCCTCTCTATCTAGGAATGGTTAAAAATACCTCAGCTATTGAGTGATACCCTTTGAATACCATTGAAAGCTTTTCCTTAAGAAAGTATAGCCATCAATGGTCGTAAATGTTTGCCCTCTCTATTTAGGAATGGTTAAAAATACCTTAGCTAATGCGTGATACCCTTTGAATACCATTGAAACTTGTCGATCAAGTGATTCTCCCTTGACCCTTGACTGTTGGTGTGGGAAAATACCATTGAAACCTGTTGATCAAGTGATTCTCCCTTGACCCTTGATTGCAGGTGCGGGAAAACTCAATCCAGGGTGTAAAAtggtgattttgaatttttagcttctaaaaataatcataaacgtcatattttcctttttcatatgATACCAAATTCTATGTGAGTCATTCTCAGTCCAACATCCATTTTTTAGTCACTTAGTCCGGTTTGAGTGATGCTTAAATTGGGACTAAAATTTCCTGAACATTCTATCTACatctttatttattcataaattaaattttaaatcaatccaTTTTATAAATTGGTAGTTGAGAAAAGCAAAGGAAGAAGCCTTTACATGATAGATCATATAATTAAAACACatctttatttattcataaattaaattttaaaccaATCCATATTATAAATTGGTAGTTGAGGAAAACAAGGGAAGAAGCTTTACATGGTAGATCATATAATTAAAACAACCCACTAATTTGATATGTAATTGTCCAACAAAACCTATAATAAACCTATAATACCATACATTAGAGATTTGCTtagctacaaaaaaaaaaaggcttagaatgatcaaattatttatttatatgataAAACTAGTTGACATTATGGAGAATCTCTCACAATATTagtgtggatttttttttttacactatCATAAGACACATCATCATCTTCCATGTGTTAGAATATATGCTTTGTGATATTTAGAAAAATAACAGACCTAtgtgataataataatttaagaaaTATTTCTTGTTTGAGGAAGTATTTTATGTGAAGAATCTAATTTTTGTACATGCACGTGGACCAATGAGAATGCAGGAAAAAGTATTcatagaattttcttttttcccctttcatgAGGGCAGACCAATCATTTCactttgggtttacaaaactacccaaaatagtgaatcttcatcttccacatataatcatgtatttttttattattaaaactttgagtagatagttttgtaaattcaaactcaattttgggtatttttgttaacttaaactttaagtgagtaattttataaagaaaaacctaattttaggtatttttgttaactgaaacctttgatgggtaattttgtaaaggaaaaccataaatgagtaatcaagtaattttccttaaaattttCTCCCTTCTTATTTAAATAGGCaatcatgatttttttcttaatagacATATTTATTTATGAGACGTGGAAAGATGACGTGGCAATTTATTAAACATacattcttgtgtttttgggtATGAAATTACAatactttttcttttgcttggcTCTTACTCTTCTTGGATGCTGCCCCTTCTGAGAATCTGAAGCCTAACCTTAGAGCTTCATGAATCAATTAGTGTGTTATTAACTTATTGGCGAGTTTGTAGTTCGTTACTTCGTTGTTTCAGATCAATTGGGGGTTCAACCGTCGAAGTGATGAAGATGGAGATTCTGGGGATGGATTTTGGCTGCGCATTGGGGTCTCTCAGCGATGGCAAGTTCCCTGACAAGGACTGTTTGCTTCCTCTCATATCGAAGCTCCTTGGATATTGCATCGTCGCCGCCTCCACCATCGTCAAGCTTCCACAGGTTTCTTCCTTGACCTAAATAACAAAACCATCTGGTTCGATTTGGTGAGATATTCCTTCAATTTCTACTGTCAGTTGCGACTTATAATATGCGGAATGAGAATACGAAGAACATGAGATCGTATGCAACAACTTCAGATGGACTCATTGGTTTTTTGAAGCCCAATCTTTTaatccctccaaaaaaaaaaaatcgttttttccCCTCTTCCAGGTACCTTTTGGTGAAAGAGGTGGTTCTTCTAACCATACATGTGCAATTGGCACAGCAATATTGAGTTAGTGTACCTGAATGAACTGCCTCTTCATTTACTAGGCCGCGATAGTTGGGACaggattgtttttatttttttggattagtGTACAACTATCCTTTTTGCTGAAATAGTTATTTACCTGCCTTCAACTACTACGCAAAGATTTCAGATCATGGTCGTTAATCAACTCAAATTTCCCAAAACATGGTATTGACTTCTGTTATCTCTCATTAAAGCCTTAGGTTCTTTTATTGTTTAGCATTTGAGAACTAGTTTTTTGCTTAAATGATTCTTAATCGGGATGATTGAGAATGGCCAGATTTCAGATATAAATCTTCCCTGCTTCTACGGCTGACCATTACACAACAGGCTTTCTTTTGAGTGGGTGACAGGTACAATGTTCATGATGCTTGAGAATGGCCAGATTTCAGATATAAATCTTCCCTGCTTCTACGGCTGACCATTACACAACAGGCTTTCTTTTGAGTGGGTGACAGGTACAATGTTCATGATATGCTTTTTGTCTTGTCACATTGTTGAGGGAGAAGATACCTTTCGGtttttatccataaaattagGTGAGGTAGTAGAGTTTGCACTGGAAGTCTTATTTTGTATCAGGCTCCATAGGTAGACTTCTTTTAATAGACGATCACCTGGGCATACTTTCTGCTATGTCCCGTTATGGAGAGAAAACATTCCAAGATCCAGCTGTTATTTTTGGTTGGTCGGTGCATGACTTCTCGATTCCTACTTCACCCCCACGCATTGCACAAGGGAATAAGGGTCTAACTCAGTGTTTTGCATACGATACTTATGCTTTGTCTCTTGTATTTTAGTGAACTGTCATTCCTAATTTCTTGTTTGattgtagatgttggtagtcCTTGTTCACTATATTAATTACAAATTGAAGTTTAAATCAATAACCctctttcatatatttttttgggggacAGTTTTCATACACTCTTGAGTTGGGGAGCCTTTTCTAAACGGCCCTAAAAATCTGGCATATGAACATCAAGGCAGACCCCTAGATCTcctactcacatgtcaagtttagCTCAAACAGAATTTAACAATTGGCAAATAGAGCTTTGAGAAATCCAGGACTATAGGGGGGTGCATAGTATTGATGGATTACCGTATGCATGCATGTATACATAaggagggtatttgattgaatttgagaatGTTATTGACACATGGGTAA is drawn from Macadamia integrifolia cultivar HAES 741 chromosome 7, SCU_Mint_v3, whole genome shotgun sequence and contains these coding sequences:
- the LOC122083600 gene encoding leucine-rich repeat extensin-like protein 6, producing MSISGIQGQLLEVTVVGCNKLKDTEWISRQDPYVCLEYGSSKFRTRTCTDGGKNPTFQEKFVFTLIEGLRELNVVVWNSNTITYDDFIGSGKVQLQKALSQGFDDTAWPLQTKTGRHAGEVRLIMHYANANKPASSFSPSAPPYTTPPPTQYPTPPPTQYHAYSTPPPTAYPASSSYHSYPPNPAPAAYPPPPQLTSAYQLPPQSTAYPPPPQPAAYPPQPYPPPPYPPQSYPPPPHATSYYPPPPGPYPGSYPPPSY